AAAGAGAACATCCAAGCAATTCTGGACCTTTTGGACCAGCCTGGTCAGAGGGAGTCAGCTGAGGCAGGCCAGTCCACATCAGTGCTCACAGCCCTGCACCTCATTGCCAGCGCCATCGATGGTGAGAAAACTGTCCTCTGTGCAGCCTTTATTACTtaagtgaaatattaaataaagtCATCAATCGGTGGAAAAAGTTTAATGTCAGGGGGAGAATGATGCAGAATGTCCTGAAAACCTTGTTTCTGTAAATTCTGTTTTAATCTAGTATCTGGGTCTTTGTCTTTCAGAGATGACAAATGAATGTCTTGCCATCTTGGGGATGTGCTGCAGCCTCGCAATGTTGCAGCCTCTAGAGATACTGGTTAGTAAAGTCAATTTTTACAAAGAAGAATACAACATGTTATGCACGGTTTTATAAATTGTTCGTCATAGTGATGCCTTTTATGTTTCTCTCACACCTGTTACAGGTGCAGTGCATGTCAGGGAAGGGAGAGATGCCTCTGAGCAGCGCAGGTCTGGCTGCGATGACAGAAGACATGTATAAAAAGACTGAACATCTGTTTGCCTCCTCTAATGTGTCTCTGAAGAGAAACGGGGACACGgtgaagacagaaataaaccaCCGGCCAGGAACTCTTCCTCTGGTCCTGTGTATTGCTGTTAGAGGTCTCGCCTCATTGGCtcactgtgtttgaaatgaagacGCCTTTACAGCCACCACAAACGTTAGCCACCGCACTGGGATGAGGTAAAGAGCATCACATTATATTCATGTTATTTACCTATCAGtgttttttgctcttttttttggTGAAAGTTGAATTGTCCTCcgaaacacattttactgtagtCAATCAAAATATAATCGTCAACCGAATAATTGGAAATTATGAATTTGAAGACACAATTTGCACTGGTTTCTCATTTTATAGAAATAACTATTTATTGATTAGAATTGTAAAATGACCAATTTTGAGTCTAGCTCTAGATTATACCAGAAAGTAATCCACACCTTCGAGACAATCAAAACCTAGAATTTTCAGTGGCCATGTTATGATAAAGAATCAACATTAGCTGCAGATCTGGAATATTTAACTATTACATGGTCCCAACTGAATTCAGATTCAGACATGTACAAAGTCCTTGATGACGGAATTTTTCTAGAATTTACAATTTTAAGACTGTACCTCCTGATGGCATCAGCACCAGTATACAGGCTAGTTGAATATGCTATAATATTCAGATTTCAGTctctgaatgaaaatgaaagaaagtagTTCAACAACAGGGGACCACGATAAACTTGGTATGCTGGACGTTGCACGTGCACATTGTCCTGTCATTTATGTATTTGTCCTCACACCTTTTCTACATTGTTAGTCTGCCTTGTAAGCATGTTTGGGTGGTATGAAGTAGTAGcagtttcattcacagtttgtTTACGTTTAGGAAAATaccatggtttgggttaaaatagtGGGTTAACACTGACCTTGATGAACATTAAGTCAATGCATTATGGCACTTTTTAGTTGTACGTATTTTCCAGTGTAACATGATGGTCAATTTGAGATTTAGCAGTCAGACAAAAGTGATTTGAAATGCACATGTCAGTAAACAGCTTTTAGGTTACAGTTTTGTTATCTAAAACATGAGATGACTCCATGCGGGCTGATCAGGCAAAAAAACACTGTGACGCAGGATTTAAAGCAACGCCCCTAAAGTCCCTCATTGACATGCCCTGATTTTGGGTTATGCCACTAGACATGAATGTTCCTGTGTCTGAAAGAAGCATCACAATACTGTCTTCTCATGGaattacattttatatacagCAACATTTGTATCAAACTGCCTAATCTGTCAGTATCATGAAAACTTCAAATCCCCTCACGTTTTAAAACATACACTAATGGATTATTTTACATGTATGTATGGTCAGAGGTAATTTCTCGGCCCTGGAGGTCCACCGCAGCTCTCAAACTTTGACATATCTTGTACTTTTCACTTTGTGGCTTTCTACTGTTTGTAATAACTTTAAtaacttcattgtttttcactATTAAATATTGTTATATGAAATATTCATTGGTTTTGAAAATTATTTTGACACTTCCACACAAATCCCTTGTATTGTCCATCAGGAAGAAGATAAACCTctgaagcacttttttttttctgaatactTTTCATGCAGCTTGATTGCACACACATCTTTGTGAAATTCAAGGTGCCTAAAATTGTGGAATTTTATTTCAGGTTTTATATTGTGGGTGTGACAAGGAACAAAGTTGAAATTCCAAATGTTTCAACTTGCTACCTATCtatcatttctgtctgtttctccttATGTggtgcagaaagaaaaacatatcaCCATAGATTGTTATAAATGCAGAAGAACAAAGCAAAACCAAATCGCCGATCATTAGAAAACACCAGTTATTTATTTGACATctgaaaatacatatttttttgaAATCTTGTAAAATATACCATTTATAAGTCAACatgaactttatttaaacagttaCGTTTTAGTAATATCACATCAAAAGGGATGGTTCACTGAGATGCAGTACCCTGTTCAAGAGTCCTGTGGAAagttttttccttcttccaaacaaacacagcaccaTAGTGAGGGGTCGAACAGTTAAGAGACACTCACATGATCCAAATGTCTGACAAACTATCAACGTAATTAATGTAATCTGTCTGTGCTTGAGTGAAAGAGAAATAATTGGTAAACACTACAGTATTACTTTTCCTTCTGTACAACACATCAGTGACTGGCATGACTTTTCCCATTAATGGGGTTCAACTGCAAAGACGTCAGGGCATAAATGTAGCCGAGGAGGGAAAAAGTCTCCAAAATACGATGCTATTCTACATGACTGAGTTTGAAGTTTGAAAGTTTGTACAGTAGCAACAATATGAGATGAATTACTGGAGGCATATGTGCTGTAAACTGTGACACTGAGGTATCGTTCTTTTCGATGAGCAAGCCCTCCTCATTTTTGCAGAATAAATACTTTACCTACATACAGATGTAAAGTTAAAACAGGACATGacacatttgcttttaaaacatACTGACACCATACTGGACAGTTTTTTCTTCCAATCCACATGATTAGAAAgtattctttaaaaaatatttttgccaATAAATAAGTACACTTTCTGTGTGTTGTGAGTTGCATAGTGTGCTAGAAAGGTGTCTGGCAATTCAGATCAAGGTGACTCAGCTTTGTGATGCAGTTTTGTGCGAGACCCAAATTCACACAGGGCTCATGTCCAACATGTGTGAAGTACAGTGTTGAATCCTCCTTCCCTTCAGGTGTCCCCTTTCAGCCCAGGTCTAGGCGCCCGGACAGCACATGTATCCAGCAGAGGGTTGAAATTATCAGTAAACCCAGCTGACTGGAACCCACTGCGGCTCTATGAATAATCGCTCTACAACCTCCTGCAGCTTGTCAAAGGCCTTGTCCAGATTGTCATTGACAATAGTCAGGTCAAAGTAGTGGCTGTATGCCCGGTGGATCCTGGCACTCTCGTCCACAGTCTTCTTCAAATCGTTCTCCTGTTACAGAAAAGGGTTCAGGCCGTTAGGACGATGAAAGCAACAACCATTCATGAGTAATTAGGAACCTTAAATCCTCTCAAAACTTACCGTAAGTAGCTTTGTCGTAAGTCCAGCATCTATCACAGCTTTGTGCATAGCTCTTAGTGTGTCCAGTTCAGGAGCAGCAATAAACACCACAAATGGCATAAACTCAGCAGTCTTCAACACTTTCAGGGCCTGAGAAGAAAATGTACTGTCACCACGAAGCTTTAGGAGAAAAGGATCTGCGCAGTGAGAGCTGGTGCGTTTGACTTACCTGAGGGTTGACGTCCAGGATGCAGGTACGGCCTGCCTCCACCACTTCATGGATGGAATCAATCTTGGTGCCATACAGGTTGCCGTCGTACTCGCCGTGCTCCAGGTAACGGCTTTCCTTGATgtccttctccatctcctcccgCGTCACGAAGCAGTAGTTCTGgccgtctctctcctcttccctcggACGGCGTGATGTGACTGGAGGTAAAAGGGGAAGGAAGGTGTTACATGTACCTGGGCAGGAAATCAACTAGTGGCAGACAATGCAACAACCTCggctgtctgtctcacacactcacagggtACAGTGGTTCCATATCGCAGAGGATTCATGACAATAAGTCTGTTCTTCAGGCTCCGCCTCCCAACTCCCTGGGCTCCAATCAGAACCAGCGTTTTCCTCTGAAACGGCGGCATCTTGGCTACCTCCTCATAGATCTGCAGCTCATAACGGTCAAACTCTGTTCAAGGCAAAACATAGGCTGCATGAGGACAAAATTAATACCACTGCACTTACAGTGTAACGCTGCATACTTGTCACCAAATCTCATATGAAGGAAAATAACACACCTGCATTCTTCGATGTGAGgtacatcatttttttctttttcttcttcgcAGTTTGAGTTCCACAGAGCATCCCTAGTCGAGACATTTCGTGTTATATCACCACATGGTGGCGTTACAAGCAAGCGTTTCCTGGAAGCATGGTGAGAATGAGTTAACAGGACTGCACTGACCTGTACCAGAAGTGTCCCAGTCTCTTCTCACAAAagctttcctcttctcctccaagAACTGACTGGGGATGAGACCAGTGGCTCCACCAACAACTTTGCGTGCCTATGTGGAAATCAGGGTAGTTGAGAGATGACTggtttaaatatttcacttaGAACATTAATGCAAGGCACATGTATTTGtcacaaacatcatcatcctcatcggGAGCTGCTTCTTGCATCTTTCAACAGTCAATTTTTCCATCCCGCATATAATTAGCGCTACAACTCTGTTCAAAGCAGTACTGTCTGTCACTGCTGAGCAAAATGTGCTTACTCACCTGCCACCAGTTGGGGTCCTCCTTGTTGACTACATGGAGGATGTCTCCCTTGGAAAAGGCCAGGCCTGCCTCTTTACAGGGGATCAAGTTGTCAGTGGCCGGATTGTAGTTGAAGTGTGGCTTCAGATAAACCTACAATTAAGGGTGTGAACAAGATATCAGACAGTTAAATTATACAGATAGCACACACAACAGGATCGAGCAATACCTTAAACCCCTATTAAAAACATGCGCTCTCATTTAGCTGGACACTGTGAAGAAAATTATTTGTTTATCTTGGTTCATAGACTTAAATAATCACCACAGCCATGGCTGTAAAACAAACTAATAATGTGTCCAGCTCTTAAAATATGTTAtgttaataatattattttttcCTCCCGTACACTTATCCTATTCATAGTACAGTCATATTTCAAGCTTCAATGTTCCCTTTCACAACAGCCATATCTGTGTTTACACTGTCCACTTCATTGTTTGTTCTGCATTTGCACTTCCCTTTCTGTCGATGCTCGAAGGCACTAGGCTGAATGAGGTAAATGAACATGGACCACAACTTTGAAAAGAGACCAGTGTGAGCAGTCAGTGtttcaacaaacacaatgaagtcATCAAAATAAAGTTGTTGACAGGTTCATCgtctgtgggttttttttttatgacttaAGCCTAATTCACAAGCTAAAACTCTACCCATTGCTGAAACCTAACAAGCACATAGCAGAACAGTAGAATTCGATCGTCTGATCTTTCTCAGCACAAAGGTCAGTCTCTGACATAACCCTACATACTGCTCTGCCgcgtcagctgctgtgtgtgcctgtaaCTGTAAGAAGgagggtgtgtgggtgtgtggtgtgtggtggggggggtcCTCCAGTGAATAGAGTGGTGTATGTCCCAGATAGTGTGTAGGGTGTTATTAATAGACCCTCCCTGGGCTCAATTTTCAGAAGCCTGGCATTCTGAGATCACCCAGGTCAGGCAGCTCTCACCCAGTCCCTGACAGGTACAGCCTTGTGCACACCTGGATGTACAGATCGACACATCCTGTGGTGCACTTGATGCACTGATCTCCTGATTTCAATCCCGCTTAAAGCTGATTTAAAAATACATGATTCAATATTACTAATTTTCCTGTGCAACAGCATTATTAGTTTCCCACAGCTGGAACTTGACAGGAAACCATCAAATGCAGTCTCCTTTCTCCTCACCTGTGGAGGTGCCGGTGTGTCTCTGTAGCTGGGAAGGACCTTGAGTGTGATGCTCCCATTGCATTCTCTCAACAGCTCCTGGAGTTCATGGGGGTTGCTGCCGACCTCACGACCATTCACCTCGCGGATTACGTCCCCTGTGTGCAGCATGCCCTGCCTGTCAATCGAGCTGCCGTGCAGGATCCGTGCGATCACCATCTCTCCCCGCTCCACACGGAAAGTCACCCCCTGAAAGACAGTGAAAGTCTTTCAGTAACGTACATCTGCACTTCATAAATCACACGGCACGACTATTTCATGGGGTTGGGTCTGTCTTGCTGTGAAAGAAGAAACTCATGTTGAGTTACTTTGTAAAACTGAGTTACCCCGTTGTAAACAGATggtcagtaaaataaaataacacttaACAGCCGAACAGGAGCGTCACATGTTTGTTCTGCACAGCTGTGGTTGATATAAATGCCTGACAAACTCACCAGTGGTTCCCCAGCTTTCTTCTGGATGCCAATCATCCTGACAGCATCAGCTGGCATGAGTGAACTCGTCATCGAGAAATCGCTGTTCACTGCAGCGTGGGACATTTCATAGCACTTTGCAGCCACTTTGTCATGAGCCTCTATCAAAGACTGAGgcaggaaaaagaggaacaacagagaaacagagagtaAATCTGGTTCACAATCTCTGTACTTTCCAACACATTTTTTCTGACTAGGAAAGACAATAATCACTTTTACCATTTGGTTCATCCAGCAAAATGCTGAAAACCAACAGTGACTGgcacacacactggcatttGATATATTATAATGAAAGAGTGAAGACATAAATCACTTTACTGTACACATTCCTTCATAAAAAGACGCATTTATAACTGCATCAAGAgatgacaaaatgacacataGAGGAGATAAGTCAGTCTTGTTCTTACCTGAGCTGCCACAATATAGAGTTAGCATTTGTCAGAGACAACAAACTGCATCAGCAAAAGTGAGGATTTACTGAAACAGTAGGTGGCACAGTATTCTCCCCCTGACTTTACCCACATAACTCAGGCTGCTATTGGCCCAAGAAAATACACCCCCACACTCACATGTTGCAGCTTCTAAGTGGTCGAGAATATAAAGGGCGACAAGGCAGCAGGGCTGCCTGACCTCCTGAGCTGCTGGCACTTCAGAGAATATAACAGTTGGTGTGAAAGCTCCGACATCCGTTCCCACAAGAGTAGACCACAAGCTAGACCGTTCAGTCAACAGATTTTCACACCCTTTGAACCCGGCAATGACGGTGTACAGGAGGAACGAGGTATAAGATACCTTAAAGTGAGGCTCCTGGAGGATTTTGGCAAGCTCAGCAATGGCAGCATCTTTTTGTTGCAGGTTGTTGAGGGAATCCAGGATCTCTGTGACCAGCTGAACATTATCATCCCGCACAGCTTGTAACTTAACTTCCTCAAGACGCTCATGGgcctacacagacacacacacaccaaacaatTTCCACTTTTGCAAAAAGCTTGgtaaagacaatgaaaaacaacctctttgtttgtgttaccAATAGAAGAAAAATGGTCAGAGTTTAGAAATCTGAATTTTTACTCTCAGAATTCTTTATTTTGGGTTGGTAATTCTCAGCACGTGACCCTTCACTATGTTTTAAGATGAGCCCGAAACAAGACATTCACTAACTTTGTCAAGCATGTGCACGTCATATCCAACCAATCCAGAaaggacacagcagcagcacagaaaagtTTTTGTTCACCCCATCTATTTCCttcatttaaattttgtttCCTTGTCCTAAGGCAACTGCCTTCTCACTGGCTGGAATTTAATCATCTTGGTTAAGGCAGAAATTGCTGGACAAGTCAAGATAATATGAAAAGCATATAGCTACACTGAGCACACACTAggctttggtttggtttttgcagacagatgagaaagaggaagataGACAGGATGGACACCCAGCAGAAGGGTGCGCAAAATGTTCTTTCACAGTAATTTTGTATCCCAATATTGATGTATATAGGGATATAGTACATTTCTGGGAACGCATTGTGCTATGTTGGTACTACTGAGAAGAGTTTAACACCCTGCTGTAGGCTTAGTTTTATCACACGTGGAAATGAGATCATATGGTTAATCCCTGACAAATATAACACTATATTGTTTTGGGTACTGCCGttgttgtgttcacacactgtatgttaAATTACAGAAGTGAGGCACAATTAAAATGCCATGTTCCTGTGGCTCTTACATCAAACTATCCCTGTGATACACAGAAGACGAAGAGAACAGTTCAGTACATGCTGTACGACATTACAGCAGAAACTACATACAGGTCCATCTAGCAGGCAGAAAAAGTGATAACCAAGGAGAGCAGTGCTACTGTTAGAAATGAGGACAAGTGCTTGCCTTCACTGCCTGGGTTTTCAATAGAAATCTTTCTATTCATAGATACGAAGATGAACCTAATGACCTCAATCTGCATTGGAGACTCTGTTTTGTTATGTAAGCCATTGTTCATTAGGATGTCGACCGTTTTAAGATATGTGTAAAAGGTATTTGACTAGTGCTGAAAGGAATGGTTGCTGTCTCCTCGACCTTAAACCAATACTCAAGGTTTAGGGATATTTTCTATTGCTTTTAAAGGAATATGTAAAAACTACTGGAGGTGTGCTGCACCACTTTGCAGAGAGCAcatctgatgtgtgttttctctcttctaaTGACAGTTATACCATGCCAGGATTCATTTTCTGCATGTAATTTAAACCTTGACACCGGAGCGGTGGGCACAAGCCAAGATTAGATAACATTGCACGGTAGCACATTACAAGATAGTTTGTTTGTAGGTGCACATACTTGttcaaaaatgtatgttttaggcaaagagagagagatcgaACTCTTTCTCCTTCCAACCCACAATAAGTATTGCCTGCCTGACTGAAAGATGTTGTTGAGCCTCATAGGGTGCACAGCGAGGAGGACTTAGTCATCTTCTTGGACATGCGGTGACATGCAACACTTATTGCACCTTCATTTTTACTGACTCACAGCGATATTTGCTCCTCCTCTCAACTATAGCTGGGGCTTGATGACAATCTAATGAGATTACATTACAGTAATTAATTGTGTGTGTACTACGTAGTGCTAGGAGTACTTGGAGAAAGCTTGTGTGTTACCTTAGCGAGGGAGCGAACGATAGGGCTCTCCATGATGCCTCTGAGGAAGATGAGGTCAATATCTTTGGCTCCTGTGCCTGATGGCAGGTCTTTCAGGTTGTCCAGGACCTGCTGCATCGctgagagggaaaaataaatgtcaggGTTCACGTTAgcagctttgtgctttgtgaatttccattttataaatgcaggaaaaaagtTAGCGGCCagtaacaatgaaaataatctaaGATCTGAGCAAAACACggatgaaataaaacaacaaagtaaTGTGACTATAATAAGAGCTTACAAGGCAAGAACAATAAGTGGACAGTCAATCAATGGGCCAATTCACAGAGAACATTCCTtatttccactgcagcagcaacaggcacACTGAGTCACAAAGGAATTGTTCTACTAACAGATCTGCCTTGTTGAGGCTGAGACCACACAGCAAGAAAATAGAGCCAAAAGTCCTGAGACATACAGCTAGTTTGCATATTCAGCCAATGTGACATTATAAAATCAATAATTTCTTTCTGTACTTCCCAGTAATTATCTATTCATTAAAATAGGATCTGTcatgccttttgttttgttttgttgtgttttctgaaaaaaagctttttgccctcagacatttttaacatagaagtagacagaaaaacaaattgaGATCTGAGAGGACaattcacagaaacaaatgcagtCACTATGGAAGCCCAAACATTTGGCTGCTTTGCAAGTATATcatgtggttttgtttcatgGTGGGACACATTCAAGTTCAcaggcagcagaaaacacacccACACTATCTCTGGGCAGTGGGTAGAGTACAATTCAAATGGTAATGAAGTGTCATGTTTTGTACACAACGTTGCAACAGTGCAAAAGATTAGTTAGGGTTTTGTCTTTGACAGCTTACCTGTGCCAGACTTTGCATTGGCCACAGTCATGTTTAATATTCCCCAGCTCAGGACGGTGAAAATCTCTTACCACGGTCAAAAGCCACCCAACTGCCTGCTTACAGAAACCAGAGCAACTGGAGGGCTGGAGAAGGTAGGAGACCCCCTCAAGTCAGTATACTGTATGCCAAGATCACTACACTTTGTAAGCCATGTCATGAAATTAACAAGCTGACATTTACTagcatgtgttgctgttgaacaAATGCAGACCCAGTACTGAAGCATGAGGCACAAAATagcacagaaaacatttgactGTCTTGGTGTTTTATGTGCATGTCTGCACAGAGGGTTCTTATGAAATAAGTGACTGACACAGAAGGCCATTGAGTGACAACGGATGAGTCTCCCATTGCTCTGGCTAAAGGTTGTGCCAGTCACACACAGGGAGGCCCCTGAGGACTGCAAACATGATCTCCAAACAGAGTCAGGCAAAACTAGCTGAGCCAATGTCTAGTGGGTAGCTGGACAAACAGAGGTA
Above is a window of Chelmon rostratus isolate fCheRos1 chromosome 8, fCheRos1.pri, whole genome shotgun sequence DNA encoding:
- the pals2a gene encoding MAGUK p55 subfamily member 6a, whose amino-acid sequence is MTVANAKSGTAMQQVLDNLKDLPSGTGAKDIDLIFLRGIMESPIVRSLAKAHERLEEVKLQAVRDDNVQLVTEILDSLNNLQQKDAAIAELAKILQEPHFKSLIEAHDKVAAKCYEMSHAAVNSDFSMTSSLMPADAVRMIGIQKKAGEPLGVTFRVERGEMVIARILHGSSIDRQGMLHTGDVIREVNGREVGSNPHELQELLRECNGSITLKVLPSYRDTPAPPQVYLKPHFNYNPATDNLIPCKEAGLAFSKGDILHVVNKEDPNWWQARKVVGGATGLIPSQFLEEKRKAFVRRDWDTSGTGMLCGTQTAKKKKKKMMYLTSKNAEFDRYELQIYEEVAKMPPFQRKTLVLIGAQGVGRRSLKNRLIVMNPLRYGTTVPFTSRRPREEERDGQNYCFVTREEMEKDIKESRYLEHGEYDGNLYGTKIDSIHEVVEAGRTCILDVNPQALKVLKTAEFMPFVVFIAAPELDTLRAMHKAVIDAGLTTKLLTENDLKKTVDESARIHRAYSHYFDLTIVNDNLDKAFDKLQEVVERLFIEPQWVPVSWVY